Below is a window of Sporosarcina ureae DNA.
TTCCGCATTTCCGAAACGACTTTTTTCAAAAAATCGGTAATCTTGCCCATTCTTCTCCAACCCTTCCGAATGACATAGCGCCCTTGCTCGGACTCTATGTAACTGGTCAAATGGTTTGCTTATGCAATGTATGCGCATTGCAATGACTGCAAAACTTTTTTATACTCATTCTTGCCTCTTGGCTGTTGTTGCCAGCGGGTAAGGAATAGTTTCGCGAACCACATATCTCACAGCTTAAAGTTATTTTTTTTGCCATTTTGCTTCACCTAATTCAAGACAATAGTCTTGATAAAGAGTACCATCTAACCCATCACATGTCAATTTACTTTCGATATATTTAACGCACCAGATCCATCGCCATTGAATGTTCTAGTTTACGTTTGATGCGTTGTAAGGCATTATCTATCGACTTCACTTGTCGATTCAACACCTCGGAAATCTCACGATAGGACTGACCTTCTAAGTACAGTGTGAGCACCTCTTTTTCCAATCCACTCAGCACTTTATTCATTTCTTCTTCCATAAACGAGAAGTTCTCTTTGTGAATCATCAAGTCTTCAGGATCGTCTAACGTAGAGCCTGATATGATATCCAAAAGCGTTCGCTCCTGATCCTCATCATACATAGGCTTGTCCAGCGAAACGGACGTATTGAGCGGAATATGCTTTTGGCGTGTAGCAGTTTTGATCGCCGTAATAATTTGCCGCGTTATACACAGCTCAGCAAAGACTTTAAAAGAACTTAATCTATCGGGACGAAAATCACGAATCGCTTTATATAGACCAATCATTCCCTCTTGCACGATGTCTTCACGATCTCCACCAATAATGAAATATGTTCTAGCTTTCATACGGACTATTGGCTGAAACTTGGTTATCAAAAAATCCAATACATCTGAATTCCCTAGATGTATCAACTCCACCATCTCTTCATCAGAAAGCTTAGTAAATTCATTTTTACTTTTCATATTTTTCATGTTCCGCACCAACCTCTCCACCCCAGAGTACTAATTGGTTTTATAAGTCAGTATAGACGCGGTAATTTTTCACGTCAACCACTCATTTTCCGCCACGTCTCATTTTCTCGAACTCTGCCGCTACTTCATCTGTTAATGGAATCTTTGAGATAGGCCGTCGTTCTAATGAATCCTTTAATCTTAACGCAATCACGCGATCTACTTCTTTCATGGCGATTTCCAGCTCTCGTGCGGAGATGCGAAGCGCACCCTGAGCAAATACTACCCATTGCTCTACAAGATCGGAAGTGGCCACATGGATTTGTGTTAATCGATCGGTTAATTCGGACACCAGTTTTTCAATGCGTTCATCAGCTGTTTCGTTTTCTCTTGTAAAGACCACTTCGACTCGATATTGTTTTTTACGTTTCTCGATACCCGGTACTAGATGAGCATCAAATACTACGATAACGCGCCATCCTTTATTCGCCTGGAATTCCGCCATCCGTTCAATGAGTCGATCACGCGCTTGCGCAAAATCTTCTTGCTTCAATTGCTGTAGTTCGGGCCACGCACCGATGATGTTGTAACCATCAACGAGTAGCACGTCTTTCTTCATGACGTAGCCTGGGCGGATTGACGCTTTCGTAAAACTTCATACATCAACAACGCTGCCGCTACTGAAGCATTCAAAGACGTAACTTTACCTACCATAGGCAAACTATAGAGAAAATCGCATCTTTCGCGCAATATGCGGGACATTCCTTTTCCTTCGCTACCTATAATGACTGCTAAAGGTAATGTAGCATCCATATGGCGATAATCTGTAGAGTTGGATGCATCTGTTCCTGCAATCCATACCCCTTGTTTCTTTAGCTCGTCCACAGTTTGAGACAAGTTATTTACTCGAACAACAGGTATGTGCTCAATCGCACCTGTTGATGCTTTGGCCACCACACCTGTTAAACCAACCGCACGTCTTTTTGGAATAATGATACCATGAACTCCAGAGGCATCCGCTGTTCGTAAAATAGAACCTAAGTTATGCGGATCTTCTAATTCATCCAAGATGATGAAGAACGGATCCTCTTGTCGCTCTTTAGCAATAGCAAATAAATCTTCTAACTCCGCATAATCATAAGCGGCAACCGACGCAAGAATTCCTTGATGACTCAAATCGGTCATACCATCAAGTTTCTGCTTCGGTGCCGTTTGTATAACTACCCCTGCATCTTTAGCAAGCTTCATAATTTCACCGATACTTTTCTTGTTAACGCCTTCTGCCACCCAAATTTTATTCAGTTGTCTGCCGGAACGCAGTGCTTCCACTACAGGATTTCTTCCGCCAATCAGTTCAACTTCTAGCTCTGTCATACTTTTTCCTCCTCAGGATGCTCCACTAATCGAATCGCCGTCTCTATTAGTTCAGCCAGACGCT
It encodes the following:
- the rpmG gene encoding 50S ribosomal protein L33; translated protein: MAKKITLSCEICGSRNYSLPAGNNSQEARMSIKKFCSHCNAHTLHKQTI
- the sigH gene encoding RNA polymerase sporulation sigma factor SigH, with product MKNMKSKNEFTKLSDEEMVELIHLGNSDVLDFLITKFQPIVRMKARTYFIIGGDREDIVQEGMIGLYKAIRDFRPDRLSSFKVFAELCITRQIITAIKTATRQKHIPLNTSVSLDKPMYDEDQERTLLDIISGSTLDDPEDLMIHKENFSFMEEEMNKVLSGLEKEVLTLYLEGQSYREISEVLNRQVKSIDNALQRIKRKLEHSMAMDLVR
- a CDS encoding NYN domain-containing protein, whose product is MKKDVLLVDGYNIIGAWPELQQLKQEDFAQARDRLIERMAEFQANKGWRVIVVFDAHLVPGIEKRKKQYRVEVVFTRENETADERIEKLVSELTDRLTQIHVATSDLVEQWVVFAQGALRISARELEIAMKEVDRVIALRLKDSLERRPISKIPLTDEVAAEFEKMRRGGK
- the rlmB gene encoding 23S rRNA (guanosine(2251)-2'-O)-methyltransferase RlmB; its protein translation is MTELEVELIGGRNPVVEALRSGRQLNKIWVAEGVNKKSIGEIMKLAKDAGVVIQTAPKQKLDGMTDLSHQGILASVAAYDYAELEDLFAIAKERQEDPFFIILDELEDPHNLGSILRTADASGVHGIIIPKRRAVGLTGVVAKASTGAIEHIPVVRVNNLSQTVDELKKQGVWIAGTDASNSTDYRHMDATLPLAVIIGSEGKGMSRILRERCDFLYSLPMVGKVTSLNASVAAALLMYEVLRKRQSAQATS